From one Bacteroidota bacterium genomic stretch:
- a CDS encoding biotin--[acetyl-CoA-carboxylase] ligase, whose product MKESRKIIKLDEVDSTNKYAIKELKENRLNERDVVFTQFQTFGKGYGANVWESKKNKNLLFSIIFKPDFISPSGIFLISKIVSLSIKRFVQKYVKEDVFIKWPNDIYVEDKKIAGILIYNELSSESISFSISGIGLNINQVSFSEALPNPVSLKILTKENHNIDTCLQELIKEIDRFYSIAKNGFIEKIANEYLNSMYLLEKEHIFKDENGNKFNGKIKGISEEGFLLVETKSGTGKYDFKEIVF is encoded by the coding sequence ATGAAGGAAAGTAGAAAAATAATAAAGTTAGATGAAGTTGATTCTACAAATAAATATGCTATTAAAGAATTAAAGGAAAACAGATTAAATGAAAGAGATGTTGTTTTTACACAATTTCAAACTTTTGGAAAGGGTTATGGTGCAAATGTTTGGGAAAGTAAAAAAAATAAAAATCTATTATTTTCCATAATATTCAAACCTGATTTCATTTCTCCTTCCGGAATTTTTTTGATTAGTAAAATAGTTTCACTTTCCATTAAAAGATTTGTTCAAAAATATGTAAAAGAGGATGTTTTTATAAAATGGCCTAACGATATTTATGTAGAGGATAAAAAAATTGCAGGAATACTTATTTATAACGAACTTTCTTCCGAATCAATAAGTTTTTCAATTTCAGGAATAGGATTAAATATAAATCAAGTTAGCTTTTCTGAAGCTTTACCAAATCCTGTTTCATTAAAAATATTGACAAAAGAAAATCATAATATTGATACTTGCTTACAGGAATTAATAAAAGAAATTGACAGATTTTATTCAATAGCTAAGAATGGATTTATTGAAAAAATTGCAAATGAATATTTAAATTCAATGTATTTGCTGGAAAAAGAACATATTTTTAAAGATGAAAACGGCAATAAATTTAACGGAAAAATAAAAGGTATTTCCGAGGAAGGATTTTTATTAGTAGAAACAAAAAGCGGAACCGGAAAATATGATTTTAAAGAGATTGTTTTTTAG
- the hutI gene encoding imidazolonepropionase: MSLLIKNIKSLIQITGSAKKCGKEMKKLDVLENAFLFLKDEKIEAFGKMENIPHFKADNEIDAIGRFVFPSYIDTHTHIVFPQSREKEFELKIKGATYEEIAAAGGGILNSAKMLKQATEEELVASAMKRINEVVKLGTGAIEIKSGYGLSMEGELKMLRVIKKIKKISPIPVKATFLGAHAVPPEYKNDRSKYIDIIVNEMLTVIEKEKLAEYIDIFIEKGFYSLEDGKRVIEAGKKHGLKPKIHVDQMNELGGVQLGVKNNAVSVDHLENIGEEGITALKNSKTIATLLPSCSFYLNMKFPPARKLIDEGLAVSIASDYNPGSSPSGNLNFSMSLACIKMKMMPEEVINAVTINAAHALELENEMGSIAKGKLANLFITKPISSIACIPYSFGNNFVDTVILKGKVYKEI; the protein is encoded by the coding sequence ATGAGTTTATTAATTAAAAATATAAAGTCTCTAATTCAAATTACCGGCTCGGCAAAAAAATGCGGTAAAGAAATGAAGAAATTGGATGTCCTTGAAAATGCATTTTTATTTTTAAAAGATGAAAAGATTGAAGCTTTTGGAAAGATGGAGAATATTCCTCACTTCAAAGCTGACAATGAAATAGATGCAATAGGGAGATTTGTGTTTCCATCTTATATTGATACGCACACTCACATTGTTTTTCCTCAAAGCAGGGAAAAAGAATTTGAACTAAAAATTAAAGGAGCTACTTATGAAGAAATTGCAGCAGCAGGAGGCGGAATACTTAATTCTGCAAAAATGCTAAAGCAAGCCACTGAGGAAGAGCTTGTAGCAAGTGCAATGAAAAGAATTAACGAAGTTGTCAAATTGGGTACAGGAGCAATAGAAATAAAAAGCGGTTACGGACTTTCGATGGAAGGAGAATTAAAAATGCTAAGGGTTATAAAAAAAATAAAAAAAATTAGCCCTATTCCTGTAAAAGCAACATTTTTGGGAGCTCATGCTGTACCACCCGAATATAAAAATGATAGAAGTAAATATATTGATATTATTGTAAATGAAATGCTTACTGTAATTGAAAAAGAAAAACTTGCAGAATATATTGATATTTTTATTGAAAAAGGATTTTACAGCCTTGAAGATGGAAAAAGAGTAATTGAAGCAGGAAAAAAACATGGATTAAAACCTAAAATTCATGTTGACCAAATGAATGAGCTTGGTGGTGTTCAGTTAGGAGTAAAAAATAATGCTGTGTCCGTTGACCATTTAGAAAATATTGGAGAAGAAGGAATAACTGCTTTAAAGAACAGCAAAACAATAGCAACTTTACTTCCGTCTTGTTCATTTTATTTGAATATGAAATTTCCACCGGCAAGGAAATTAATAGACGAAGGACTTGCAGTATCAATTGCTTCTGATTATAATCCGGGGAGTTCACCCTCAGGAAATTTGAATTTTTCTATGTCGTTGGCTTGTATAAAAATGAAAATGATGCCTGAAGAAGTTATTAACGCAGTAACAATAAATGCTGCTCATGCTTTGGAACTTGAAAATGAAATGGGCTCAATAGCAAAAGGTAAATTAGCAAATTTATTTATCACAAAACCAATTAGTTCAATTGCTTGTATTCCTTATAGCTTTGGGAACAATTTTGTTGATACAGTAATTTTAAAAGGAAAAGTTTATAAAGAAATTTAG
- the ftcD gene encoding glutamate formimidoyltransferase, producing the protein MKKLIECVPNFSEGRNLEIIKQITDEIESVEGINLLDVDPGKATNRTVVTFVGEPENVIEAAFLGIKKASEVIDMSKHKGAHPRFGATDVCPLVPVAGITMEETIEYARKLAKKVGEELNIGIYCYENAAFIEERKNLATCRAGEYEGLKEKLKNNRWKPDFGSAEFNPKAGVTAIGARDFLVAINFNLNTTSVRRANAVAFDVREKGRIKREDGKLKGKIVKDKSGETLREPGTLKSTKAIGWFIDEYGIAQISMNITNISITPVHIAFEEVSKKAQQRGMRVTGIELVGLIPLQAMIDAGKYFLKKQERSSGISESEILMIAIKSMGIDDLYKFKPEEKIIEYMIDAKSKNNLVDMTLKGFVDETGSESPAPGGGSVSAAVGAMGVALGTMVANLSSHKRGWDNRWEEFSDWAEKGQKYMQELTYLVDEDTNAFNKIMDAFGLPKANDEEKKIRKQAITDATKYAIEIPFKVMKASYKSMEVIKAMADFGNPNSASDAGVGALCANMAVKGAFLNVRINAVDLKEDSFVAEILKEGEQIIEQSAKLESVILSLVDKNL; encoded by the coding sequence ATGAAAAAATTAATAGAATGTGTCCCCAATTTTAGTGAAGGAAGAAATCTTGAAATAATAAAGCAAATTACAGATGAGATAGAAAGTGTTGAAGGTATAAATTTGTTGGATGTTGACCCGGGTAAAGCAACAAATAGAACTGTTGTAACATTTGTTGGTGAGCCAGAAAATGTTATTGAAGCTGCTTTTCTTGGAATAAAAAAAGCTTCTGAAGTTATTGATATGAGTAAGCATAAAGGAGCTCATCCTCGTTTTGGTGCAACGGATGTTTGTCCCTTAGTTCCTGTTGCTGGAATTACAATGGAAGAAACTATTGAATATGCACGAAAACTAGCAAAGAAAGTTGGCGAGGAACTAAATATTGGAATTTATTGCTATGAGAATGCTGCTTTTATTGAAGAAAGAAAAAATTTAGCAACTTGCAGAGCAGGAGAATATGAAGGTTTAAAAGAAAAATTGAAAAACAACAGATGGAAACCTGATTTCGGTTCTGCTGAATTTAATCCTAAAGCAGGTGTAACAGCTATTGGTGCAAGAGATTTTCTTGTAGCTATTAATTTCAATTTAAATACCACTTCAGTAAGAAGAGCAAATGCTGTTGCTTTTGATGTTAGAGAAAAAGGTAGAATAAAAAGAGAAGATGGAAAGTTGAAAGGAAAAATTGTTAAAGATAAAAGTGGAGAAACTTTAAGAGAGCCGGGTACTTTAAAATCAACAAAGGCAATAGGTTGGTTTATTGACGAATATGGAATTGCACAAATATCAATGAATATTACAAATATCAGCATCACTCCTGTTCATATTGCTTTTGAAGAAGTAAGTAAAAAAGCACAGCAGAGAGGAATGAGAGTTACAGGTATTGAATTAGTTGGACTTATTCCTTTGCAAGCTATGATAGATGCAGGGAAATATTTTCTAAAAAAGCAAGAACGTTCATCAGGTATTTCTGAAAGTGAAATTTTAATGATAGCAATAAAATCAATGGGAATTGATGACCTTTACAAATTCAAACCTGAGGAAAAAATTATTGAATACATGATTGATGCTAAGAGTAAAAACAACTTAGTTGATATGACACTAAAAGGATTTGTTGATGAAACAGGCTCAGAATCTCCTGCTCCCGGTGGTGGTTCTGTATCGGCTGCTGTGGGTGCAATGGGAGTTGCACTAGGAACAATGGTTGCTAATTTATCATCACACAAAAGAGGATGGGACAACCGATGGGAAGAATTTTCAGATTGGGCTGAAAAAGGACAGAAGTACATGCAAGAATTAACATATTTAGTTGATGAAGACACAAATGCTTTTAACAAAATAATGGATGCATTTGGCCTTCCAAAAGCTAATGATGAGGAGAAAAAGATAAGAAAGCAAGCCATAACAGATGCAACAAAATATGCAATTGAAATTCCATTTAAAGTTATGAAAGCTTCATATAAATCTATGGAAGTAATAAAAGCAATGGCGGATTTTGGGAATCCAAATTCTGCTTCAGATGCAGGAGTTGGTGCTTTATGTGCAAATATGGCTGTGAAAGGAGCATTTTTAAACGTAAGAATTAACGCTGTTGACCTTAAAGAAGACAGCTTTGTAGCAGAAATATTGAAAGAAGGAGAGCAAATTATTGAACAGTCAGCCAAGTTGGAAAGTGTTATCCTGAGTTTAGTTGATAAGAATTTATAG